The DNA window TCCGTAAGGTCCGCGAAGGCATCACCACCGTGGAAGAGGTGCTGCACATCATTGGAGAAACGGTCGAGCGGAACCCGGCCAGGGGCGCGAAATCATGAATTTTGAGTACACCGCCCGCGACGGCATGGGAAAGGTCATCTCCGGCGACGTGGAAGCGCTCGACCGCGAGGACGCCCTGCAGCAGCTGCATCGCGACGGCTTCCAGGTGCTCAAGCTGGTCAGCGAAGACGACAGCGGCGGGCTCTTTCCCCGCCGCGTCGGCCGCCAGGAAATCATCTACACCGCCAGCCAGCTGGCCATTATGGTCGATACGGGCATCACCCTGTCGGCCGCCATCGAAGGCCTGTGCGAACAGGAAGAGAACCCCACGCTGCGCGCTGTGCTGATCGATATCAAAGAGCAGGTCGAATCGGGCGAAGATTTTTCCGTCGCCCTGGCGAAGCATCCCCGGCAGTTCGACAAAACGTTTGTGGCCCTGGTCCGCGCGAGCGAACAGACGGGCACGCTGGGAGAAATGCTGGAACGGATCGCCGCCTATCAGCGAAACCAGCTGGACAACCTCGCCAAAGTGCGGGGAGCGATGGCGTATCCAGCCATCATGATGGTGATCGCTGTCGCCGTGACGATCTTTCTGCTGACATACATTCTGCCCCAGTTTGAGCCTTTGTTCTCTCGCAAGGGGATGCAGCTGCCGACGATCACCAAGGTGCTCATGACGGCGTCGAACGCGCTGCTGGGCTACTGGTGGGCGTGGCTGCTGGGAGCCGGCGCGCTGACGGCTGGCTTTATTTACGCCAAACGGACCGAAGCGGGCCGGCAGGCAATCGACTGGGTGAAGATCAATGCGCCTTTGTTCGGGACCATGTACCGCAAGGTAATCATCAGCCGTACGATCAGCACCCTGGGAATGATGGTGCAATCGGGCGTGTCGATGCTCGATGCGGTGCAAATGTGCATCGAGGTTTCCTCCAACGTGTATTACGAACGGGCCTGGCGGCATGTGCTGTCGGAAATCACCAACGGCAACACCATCACCAATTCGCTCCGCGGCAACAAGCTGTTCCCCGGCACGCTACTGCAGATGATCGACTCGGGCGAAGAAACGGGCAAGCTCGATTACGTGCTGTCGCGCGTCAGCAGCTACTACGACAAGGAAGTCGACAACTCGCTGAAAACGCTCACCAGCCTGATCGAACCACTGATGATCACCGTGATGGGCGTCGTCGTCGGCGGCATCGCCATGGGGCTGCTGCTGCCAATCTTCTCGCTCAGCCGCGGCCATTAAGCCGGGGGACCGAGCGTCCTTTATTCTTCCGCTTCTTGCGCTTTGAGCATGGTGCGGCACGCTTCGCAAAGAGACAGCATCTGCTCCACCGAGAGTTGCTCCGCGCGGGCGT is part of the Lignipirellula cremea genome and encodes:
- a CDS encoding type II secretion system F family protein, with the protein product MNFEYTARDGMGKVISGDVEALDREDALQQLHRDGFQVLKLVSEDDSGGLFPRRVGRQEIIYTASQLAIMVDTGITLSAAIEGLCEQEENPTLRAVLIDIKEQVESGEDFSVALAKHPRQFDKTFVALVRASEQTGTLGEMLERIAAYQRNQLDNLAKVRGAMAYPAIMMVIAVAVTIFLLTYILPQFEPLFSRKGMQLPTITKVLMTASNALLGYWWAWLLGAGALTAGFIYAKRTEAGRQAIDWVKINAPLFGTMYRKVIISRTISTLGMMVQSGVSMLDAVQMCIEVSSNVYYERAWRHVLSEITNGNTITNSLRGNKLFPGTLLQMIDSGEETGKLDYVLSRVSSYYDKEVDNSLKTLTSLIEPLMITVMGVVVGGIAMGLLLPIFSLSRGH